One window from the genome of Mauremys mutica isolate MM-2020 ecotype Southern chromosome 4, ASM2049712v1, whole genome shotgun sequence encodes:
- the LOC123370022 gene encoding serum amyloid A-5 protein-like isoform X1, translating into MKFYNCMLLLSLVLCVSAQNWFTNAGAFVRDAYRGAEDMWRAYSDMREANYKNADKYFHARGNYDAAQRGPGGKWAAEVVSDAREGWQGGISGRGAEDTRQDQEANAWGRSGGDPNRYRPEGLPSKY; encoded by the exons ATGAAGTTCTACAACTGCATGTTGTTATTGTCCCTGGTACTCTGTGTCAGTGCCCAGAACTGGTTCACTAATGCTGGAGCATTCGTAAGGGATGCTTATCGAG gagctgaggatATGTGGCGTGCATACAGCGACATGCGGGAAGCGAATTATAAAAATGCAGATAAATATTTCCATGCTCGTGGGAATTATGATGCTGCCCAAAGAGGGCCTGGCGGTAAATGGGCAGCAGAAGTTGTTAG TGATGCTAGGGAAGGTTGGCAGGGTGGCATTAGTGGCAGAGGAGCAGAAGACACACGTCAAGACCAGGAGGCAAatgcatggggcagaagtggagGAGACCCAAACCGCTACAGACCAGAGGGCCTTCCCTCGAAATACTAA
- the LOC123370022 gene encoding serum amyloid A protein-like isoform X2 has protein sequence MWRAYSDMREANYKNADKYFHARGNYDAAQRGPGGKWAAEVVSDAREGWQGGISGRGAEDTRQDQEANAWGRSGGDPNRYRPEGLPSKY, from the exons ATGTGGCGTGCATACAGCGACATGCGGGAAGCGAATTATAAAAATGCAGATAAATATTTCCATGCTCGTGGGAATTATGATGCTGCCCAAAGAGGGCCTGGCGGTAAATGGGCAGCAGAAGTTGTTAG TGATGCTAGGGAAGGTTGGCAGGGTGGCATTAGTGGCAGAGGAGCAGAAGACACACGTCAAGACCAGGAGGCAAatgcatggggcagaagtggagGAGACCCAAACCGCTACAGACCAGAGGGCCTTCCCTCGAAATACTAA
- the LOC123370021 gene encoding serum amyloid A protein-like yields the protein MKFYNCMLLLSLVLCVSAQNWFTDAGAFIRDAYRGAEDMWRAYSDMREANYKNADKYFHARGNYDAAQRGPGGKWIAEVISDARERWQGGNSGRGAEDTRQDQEANAWGRSGGDPNRYRPEGLPTKY from the exons ATGAAGTTCTACAACTGCATGTTGTTATTGTCGCTGGTACTCTGTGTCAGTGCCCAGAACTGGTTCACTGATGCTGGAGCATTCATAAGGGATGCTTATCGAG GCGCTGAGGATATGTGGCGTGCATACAGCGACATGCGGGAAGCGAATTATAAAAATGCAGATAAATATTTCCATGCTCGTGGGAATTATGATGCTGCCCAAAGAGGGCCTGGCGGTAAATGGATAGCAGAAGTTATTAG TGATGCTAGGGAACGTTGGCAAGGTGGCAATAGTGGCAGAGGAGCAGAAGACACACGTCAAGACCAGGAGGCAAatgcatggggcagaagtggagGAGACCCAAACCGCTACAGACCAGAGGGCCTTCCCACGAAATACTAA